One window of the Pieris brassicae chromosome Z, ilPieBrab1.1, whole genome shotgun sequence genome contains the following:
- the LOC123718714 gene encoding uncharacterized protein LOC123718714 — MKFNFLPALFVFGVKCATLETTKEPSNDANQTTSYKISLSEYQATPVSLDKKRDMKSLWVYHPPSLQSQGEDQGVQNAMFKAPHLLTRLAKPFNFGIDPYFSKDYFAPFERRNRPITLVAFRKNALMPRRSVRQSESAEVAELQSPFNEVGALWREDPDIFNL; from the exons atgaaatttaatttcttaccTGCTCTTTTTGTATTCGGTGTCAAATGTGCAACGTTGGAAA CTACAAAGGAGCCCTCGAACGACGCAAATCAGACAAcatcttataaaatatctttaagtGAATACCAAGCGACTCCAGTTTCGTTGGATAAGAAACGAGACATGAAATCGTTATGGGTGTATCACCCACCATCGTTG CAGTCTCAAGGGGAAGACCAAGGGGTCCAAAACGCGATGTTCAAGGCTCCGCATTTGCTCACGAGACTCGCAAAGCCTTTCAATTTTGGCATAGATCCATACTTCAGCAAG GACTATTTCGCACCATTTGAAAGAAGAAATAGGCCTATAACTCTAGTGGCTTTTAGAAAAAATGCTTTGATGCCTCGCAGAAGT GTTCGTCAAAGCGAGTCAGCAGAAGTTGCGGAGTTACAGTCACCATTCAATGAAGTCGGCGCTTTGTGGCGGGAAGACccagatatatttaatttataa